A DNA window from Actinomadura coerulea contains the following coding sequences:
- a CDS encoding peptidylprolyl isomerase: protein MANEIFATLNTSLGKIVIQLYPEHAPETVANFVELAEGTRTWTDPRTGQKSDAPLYNGTIFHRVIDDFMLQGGDPLGTGTGGPGYQFKDEFHPDLKFDRPYLLAMANAGPGTNGSQFFITTNVAHTRHLTGRHTIFGKVIEGTDVVDRISKVPTGRNDRPEDDVVIESVTIERR from the coding sequence GTGGCCAACGAGATCTTCGCGACGCTCAACACGTCGCTGGGCAAGATCGTGATTCAGCTCTACCCGGAGCACGCGCCAGAGACCGTGGCGAACTTCGTCGAGCTGGCGGAGGGCACCCGCACCTGGACCGACCCGCGCACCGGCCAGAAGTCGGACGCGCCGCTCTACAACGGGACGATCTTCCACCGGGTCATCGACGACTTCATGCTCCAGGGCGGCGACCCGCTCGGCACCGGCACCGGCGGCCCCGGCTACCAGTTCAAGGACGAGTTCCACCCTGACCTGAAGTTCGACCGCCCGTACCTGCTCGCGATGGCGAACGCCGGGCCCGGCACCAACGGCTCCCAGTTCTTCATCACGACGAACGTCGCGCACACCCGGCACCTGACCGGCCGGCACACCATCTTCGGCAAGGTCATCGAGGGCACCGACGTCGTCGACCGCATCAGCAAGGTCCCGACCGGCCGGAACGACCGTCCGGAGGACGACGTCGTCATCGAGTCGGTGACGATCGAGCGTCGTTAG
- a CDS encoding rhomboid family intramembrane serine protease gives MSTDQSPVPETSVPTCYRHPSRETYVRCTRCDRFICPECMRDAAVGHQCVECVADGNRGVRKAVPRTVLGARGGAAAVPVVTYTLIAACVAAYLAELASWRVVWDFMMLGRGVLPGGQVGGVAEGEWYRLFTTMFLHQRGGSFGITHILFNMWALWAVGPALEQVLGRWRYLALYVLSGLGGSVLLYLVGSPHDSAVGASGAIFGLFGAYFVIGRRLGGPVGPIVVLLVINLVITFSVPGISWQGHVGGLAVGAALASAYAYAPEARRRLFHIGAPLAVLALLAALVVLRTAELSPAM, from the coding sequence ATGAGCACAGACCAGAGTCCCGTTCCCGAGACCTCGGTGCCGACCTGCTACCGGCACCCGAGCCGCGAGACGTATGTGCGCTGCACCCGCTGCGACCGCTTCATCTGCCCCGAGTGCATGCGCGACGCGGCGGTGGGGCACCAGTGCGTGGAGTGCGTCGCGGACGGCAACCGGGGGGTCCGCAAGGCGGTTCCCCGGACGGTTCTCGGCGCGCGGGGCGGGGCGGCGGCCGTACCGGTCGTCACCTACACGCTCATCGCCGCGTGCGTCGCGGCGTACCTCGCCGAGCTGGCGTCCTGGCGCGTCGTCTGGGACTTCATGATGCTCGGCCGGGGGGTGCTGCCCGGCGGGCAGGTCGGCGGGGTCGCCGAGGGCGAGTGGTACCGGCTGTTCACCACGATGTTCCTGCACCAGCGCGGCGGATCGTTCGGCATCACCCACATCCTGTTCAACATGTGGGCGCTGTGGGCCGTCGGACCCGCGCTGGAGCAGGTGCTCGGACGATGGCGCTACCTCGCCCTCTACGTGCTGTCGGGGCTCGGCGGCTCGGTCCTGCTGTACCTGGTCGGCTCCCCGCACGACTCGGCGGTCGGCGCGTCCGGGGCCATCTTCGGGCTGTTCGGGGCGTACTTCGTGATCGGCCGCAGGCTCGGCGGGCCGGTCGGCCCCATCGTGGTCCTGCTGGTGATCAACCTGGTGATCACGTTCTCGGTGCCGGGCATCTCCTGGCAGGGCCACGTCGGCGGCCTGGCGGTGGGGGCGGCGCTGGCCTCCGCCTACGCCTACGCGCCGGAGGCGCGGCGCCGGCTGTTCCACATCGGCGCGCCGCTGGCCGTGCTGGCGCTGCTCGCGGCGCTCGTGGTGCTCAGGACGGCCGAGCTGAGCCCGGCCATGTAG
- a CDS encoding cell division protein CrgA yields MAKSKVRKKAVYTPPQKSKAPEVSPRWLVPTMVTLWLIGLIWIAVFYVTASTGTDVPYMTDLHNWNLGIGFTAIILGVVLSTRWR; encoded by the coding sequence GTGGCCAAGTCCAAAGTGCGCAAGAAGGCCGTTTACACGCCCCCGCAGAAGTCCAAGGCTCCCGAGGTCAGCCCGCGCTGGCTCGTGCCGACGATGGTCACTCTGTGGCTCATCGGCCTGATCTGGATCGCCGTCTTCTACGTGACGGCCAGCACCGGTACGGACGTGCCGTACATGACCGACCTGCACAACTGGAACCTGGGGATCGGCTTCACCGCGATCATCCTGGGCGTGGTGCTGTCGACCCGCTGGCGCTGA
- a CDS encoding DUF881 domain-containing protein has translation MFAASASTARGTSLREQGRTRIAELITAEQRRGRQDRAEYRRLRRQVDGISREAGRHDARVKNAQAEADRLAAEAGFTPAAGRAVRVSLDDAPPPKPGELPRGVRPDDLVVHQGDVQAVVNALWAGGARAMQIMDQRVISTSAVRCVGNTLILQGVVYSPPFRITAVGDPARLRAALGASREIAVYREYAGAYGLGYAVRTVERATLPAYTGNVTMKHATVPAEPPKGG, from the coding sequence TTGTTCGCGGCGAGCGCGAGCACGGCCCGCGGCACGAGCCTGCGCGAACAGGGCCGGACCAGGATCGCCGAGCTCATCACCGCGGAGCAGCGCCGGGGCCGGCAGGATCGCGCCGAGTACCGGCGGCTGCGCCGCCAGGTCGACGGTATCTCCCGGGAGGCCGGACGTCACGACGCCCGGGTGAAAAACGCTCAGGCGGAGGCCGACCGGCTCGCCGCCGAGGCGGGGTTCACCCCCGCCGCCGGCCGCGCCGTGCGGGTCTCGCTGGACGACGCCCCGCCGCCGAAGCCGGGCGAGCTTCCCCGGGGCGTCCGCCCCGACGACCTGGTGGTGCACCAGGGAGACGTCCAGGCCGTCGTCAACGCCCTGTGGGCGGGCGGCGCCCGCGCCATGCAGATCATGGACCAGCGGGTGATCTCGACCAGCGCGGTGCGGTGCGTCGGCAATACGCTGATCCTCCAGGGCGTGGTGTACTCCCCGCCGTTCCGGATCACCGCCGTCGGAGATCCGGCCCGGCTGCGCGCGGCGCTCGGCGCGTCCCGCGAGATCGCGGTCTACCGCGAGTACGCCGGCGCCTACGGGCTCGGCTACGCGGTGCGGACGGTGGAACGCGCCACGCTGCCGGCCTACACCGGCAACGTGACCATGAAGCACGCTACGGTTCCGGCGGAACCGCCCAAGGGCGGCTGA
- a CDS encoding class E sortase — protein MRTVIRGMGELCITAGLIVMLFVTYELWGTGQYTKGAQDELGDEMLKNWRAAKVTTERVKLGKGLAVIRIPRFGEHYRFVVIEGVDRADLRKGPGHYPGSALPGQLGNFVVSGHRTTYSAPFNRLGELDRGDRILIDTRDEQYVYKVTDRRIVRPSAVEVTAPVPFHPKRRPTERLLTLTTCHPKYSAAQRMVVFGELAEALPRAASARAAGT, from the coding sequence GTGCGGACGGTGATCCGTGGCATGGGCGAGCTGTGCATCACCGCCGGGCTGATCGTCATGCTGTTCGTGACCTACGAGCTGTGGGGCACCGGCCAGTACACCAAGGGCGCCCAGGACGAGCTCGGCGACGAGATGCTGAAGAACTGGCGGGCCGCCAAGGTCACCACCGAGCGGGTCAAGCTCGGCAAGGGGCTCGCGGTGATCCGCATCCCCCGGTTCGGCGAGCACTACCGCTTCGTCGTGATCGAGGGCGTGGACCGGGCCGACCTGCGCAAGGGGCCCGGCCACTACCCGGGCAGCGCGCTGCCGGGCCAACTCGGGAACTTCGTGGTCTCCGGGCACCGGACCACCTACTCCGCGCCGTTCAACCGGCTCGGCGAACTCGACCGCGGCGACAGGATCCTCATCGACACCCGGGACGAGCAGTACGTCTACAAGGTCACCGACCGGCGGATCGTGAGGCCGTCGGCGGTGGAGGTGACCGCGCCCGTCCCGTTCCACCCGAAGCGGCGGCCGACCGAGCGGCTCCTCACGCTCACCACCTGCCACCCGAAGTACTCCGCCGCCCAACGAATGGTCGTCTTCGGCGAGCTGGCCGAGGCGCTGCCGCGCGCGGCGTCGGCCCGGGCCGCCGGGACGTAG
- a CDS encoding anthranilate synthase component II — translation MRVLVVDNHDSFVYNIVQYLLELGADCLVRDRSDVAVRDAAGVDGVLLSPGPGHPADAGVCLDLVRDAERRGTPLLGVCLGHQVIAHVHGATVARAPEIVHGFTSEIHHDGAGVLRGLPDPFAATRYHSLAVVPGTVPPDVLEVTARTGDGVVMGLRHRDRPVEGVQFHPESILSTAGHRLLRNWLDTCDDLRHHGAGRS, via the coding sequence ATGCGCGTCCTCGTCGTCGACAACCACGACAGCTTCGTCTACAACATCGTCCAGTACCTGCTGGAACTCGGCGCCGACTGCCTGGTCAGGGACCGTTCTGACGTCGCCGTCCGGGATGCCGCCGGCGTCGACGGCGTCCTGCTCAGCCCCGGCCCCGGCCATCCCGCCGACGCCGGAGTCTGCCTCGACCTCGTGCGGGACGCCGAGCGCCGCGGCACGCCGCTGCTCGGCGTCTGCCTCGGCCACCAGGTGATCGCCCACGTGCACGGCGCGACGGTCGCCCGCGCCCCCGAGATCGTGCACGGCTTCACCAGCGAGATCCACCACGACGGCGCCGGCGTCCTGCGCGGCCTGCCGGACCCGTTCGCCGCGACCCGCTACCACTCGCTCGCCGTCGTGCCCGGGACGGTCCCGCCGGACGTCCTGGAGGTGACCGCCCGCACCGGCGACGGCGTCGTCATGGGCCTGCGCCACCGCGACCGGCCCGTCGAGGGCGTCCAGTTCCACCCCGAGTCGATCCTCTCCACCGCTGGCCATCGACTGCTTCGGAACTGGCTCGACACCTGCGACGACCTGCGGCATCACGGCGCCGGCCGGAGCTAG